In a single window of the Hoyosella subflava DQS3-9A1 genome:
- a CDS encoding bifunctional methylenetetrahydrofolate dehydrogenase/methenyltetrahydrofolate cyclohydrolase, which yields MSAVLLDGKATAEAIRADLRVRVSALAEHGLRPGLGTVLVGNDPGSAAYVAGKHRDCAQVGIVSLREDLPADATQGEVLAAVARMNEDPRCNGFIVQLPLPQALDGNEALQHILPEKDADGLAPVSLGRLVLGIPGSLPCTPRGIVELLRRYGVTVNGAKVCVVGRGVTVGRPLGLLLTRRSENATVTLCHTGTSDLAREVRAADIVIAAAGNGHMITPEMVKPGAAVLDVGITRTADGLVGDVHPDVAQVAGFIAPMPGGVGPMTRAMLLTNVVESAERAVAGDVACSRVLVDIPS from the coding sequence ATGAGCGCCGTGCTTCTCGACGGCAAAGCAACCGCCGAAGCCATCCGGGCGGACTTGCGAGTTCGGGTATCCGCGCTCGCCGAACACGGCCTGCGCCCTGGGCTCGGCACAGTACTGGTCGGCAATGACCCCGGCAGTGCGGCTTACGTCGCGGGCAAGCACCGCGACTGCGCACAGGTGGGTATCGTCTCCCTCCGCGAAGACCTCCCGGCGGATGCCACCCAGGGAGAAGTCCTTGCCGCCGTCGCCAGGATGAACGAGGACCCACGCTGCAATGGGTTCATCGTGCAGCTCCCACTTCCGCAGGCTCTGGACGGCAACGAGGCGCTGCAGCACATTCTCCCCGAAAAGGACGCGGACGGTCTGGCTCCGGTCAGCCTCGGCCGGCTCGTGCTCGGCATACCTGGCTCCCTGCCCTGCACACCACGTGGCATCGTCGAACTCCTCCGACGCTACGGCGTCACCGTTAACGGCGCGAAGGTATGTGTTGTCGGGAGGGGAGTCACCGTCGGCCGGCCACTCGGCCTGCTTCTGACCAGGCGGAGCGAGAACGCCACTGTCACCCTGTGCCACACCGGCACGTCAGACCTGGCCCGCGAGGTCCGTGCTGCTGACATCGTGATCGCTGCCGCCGGCAACGGCCACATGATCACGCCAGAGATGGTGAAGCCGGGGGCTGCTGTGCTCGACGTGGGGATTACGCGCACCGCGGATGGACTAGTAGGCGACGTGCACCCCGACGTCGCACAGGTGGCCGGATTCATTGCACCAATGCCCGGGGGCGTGGGGCCCATGACCCGGGCCATGTTGCTGACAAATGTTGTCGAGTCGGCGGAGCGAGCAGTTGCAGGCGACGTGGCTTGCAGTCGTGTCCTAGTGGACATCCCGTCGTGA
- a CDS encoding GcvT family protein, whose protein sequence is MSGRRTVIIGAGVVGAAIADELSALGWTDIVVVDQGDFPATGGSTSHAPGVVFQANGSKAMTDLARYTVEKFVALEHQGESCFLQVGGLEVATTPERMAEIHRRHGWLTSWGVEAEVVDADRCVELHPLLDGTRVLGGLHCPTDGLAKALWAVEAQIERAMSRGVRMLPRHEVLDITVENGKVVGVVTNHGEIPADVVVCCAGIWGPKVAALVGMNLPLTPLAHQLAWTGSIPALAGQTDEAVRPALRHQDADLYFRDRYDQLAIGYYGHRPMPIDANGLLSVDDAAVMPSVLEFTPSDFGPAWEETQALLPSTTEAKIEEGINGVFSFTPDGMPLLGESQDVSGFWVAEAVWVTHSAGVGRAMAEWLANGYSSSFDLHECELNRFEDFQLLPEFVLERDCQNFVEVYDILHPLQPMDSPRGIRTSPFYPRQQELDAFFLPATGWERPHWYNSNKDLLDRFQVPQPNDWAARYWSPIVGAEAQATRDSVAMYDMTALKRLTVTGSGATAFLQRLTTGTIDKSIGSVTYTLLLDHDGGIRSDVTIARLGEHHYQVGANGALDTNWFHRFLPQDGSVTVTDITPGTCCIGLWGPKAREVLSQLTDADLTNTGLKFFRAAQINIGNVPVTAMRLSYVGELGWELYTTADLGLRLWDTLWEAGQNHGIIAAGRGAFNSLRLEKGYRSFGTDMTFEHDPYEAGVGFAVKLDKGDFIGRDALLRRKENQTRTLACLTIDNHVDVVAGKEPVFLNDRPVGYVTSAAYGYTINKGIAYAWLPTEAATPGTEVEIGYFGRRIRAVVTAEPLFDPKMTRLRG, encoded by the coding sequence ATGAGCGGACGTCGGACGGTCATCATCGGCGCCGGAGTCGTAGGGGCAGCCATCGCTGACGAGCTGTCAGCCCTAGGCTGGACAGATATCGTCGTCGTCGATCAGGGCGACTTCCCTGCCACGGGTGGGTCCACCTCCCACGCACCGGGCGTTGTATTTCAGGCGAATGGCTCGAAAGCCATGACCGACCTCGCCCGCTATACCGTCGAGAAGTTCGTCGCGCTCGAGCACCAGGGCGAGTCGTGCTTTCTCCAGGTCGGCGGTCTTGAAGTTGCGACGACACCGGAGCGGATGGCGGAAATCCACCGTCGGCACGGCTGGCTGACATCGTGGGGCGTCGAGGCCGAGGTCGTCGACGCGGACCGCTGCGTCGAACTCCACCCACTGCTCGACGGCACGCGGGTGCTTGGCGGCCTCCACTGCCCGACCGATGGCCTGGCCAAAGCCTTGTGGGCGGTCGAGGCTCAGATCGAGCGGGCAATGAGCCGCGGTGTGAGAATGCTGCCGCGCCACGAGGTCCTCGACATCACCGTCGAGAACGGCAAAGTCGTCGGAGTGGTCACCAACCACGGCGAGATCCCGGCCGACGTCGTCGTATGCTGCGCTGGTATCTGGGGCCCTAAAGTCGCCGCCCTGGTCGGCATGAACCTGCCGCTCACACCGCTCGCCCACCAGCTCGCGTGGACCGGGTCAATCCCAGCGCTGGCCGGCCAGACCGACGAAGCAGTGCGTCCCGCGCTGCGCCACCAGGACGCGGACCTCTACTTCCGCGACCGATACGATCAGCTCGCTATCGGCTATTACGGCCACCGACCGATGCCCATCGACGCCAACGGCTTACTTTCGGTCGACGATGCCGCGGTCATGCCCTCGGTGCTCGAATTCACCCCTAGTGATTTCGGGCCGGCCTGGGAGGAAACCCAGGCGCTTCTTCCGTCGACGACTGAGGCGAAGATCGAGGAGGGCATCAACGGAGTGTTCTCCTTCACTCCCGATGGCATGCCGCTGCTCGGCGAGTCGCAGGACGTGTCGGGGTTCTGGGTCGCCGAGGCCGTGTGGGTGACGCACTCTGCGGGCGTCGGCCGTGCGATGGCAGAGTGGCTGGCCAACGGCTACAGCTCAAGCTTCGACCTGCACGAGTGCGAACTGAATCGATTCGAAGACTTTCAGCTATTACCCGAGTTCGTCCTCGAGCGTGACTGCCAGAACTTCGTCGAGGTGTACGACATTCTCCATCCGCTTCAGCCGATGGACTCGCCGCGCGGCATCCGCACGTCACCGTTCTATCCGCGGCAGCAGGAACTCGACGCGTTCTTCCTGCCAGCGACGGGCTGGGAGCGCCCGCATTGGTACAACTCCAACAAGGATCTCCTAGACCGTTTTCAGGTGCCGCAGCCAAATGACTGGGCGGCGCGGTACTGGTCACCCATCGTCGGCGCGGAGGCGCAGGCGACCCGCGACAGTGTCGCGATGTACGACATGACCGCTCTCAAGCGCCTCACCGTGACCGGCTCCGGCGCCACCGCATTCCTGCAGCGACTGACGACCGGCACCATCGACAAGTCCATCGGTTCGGTCACCTACACACTGCTGCTCGATCACGACGGAGGCATCCGCAGCGACGTCACCATCGCGCGCCTCGGCGAGCATCACTACCAGGTCGGCGCCAACGGCGCGCTCGACACCAACTGGTTCCACCGGTTCCTGCCTCAGGACGGGTCGGTCACCGTCACCGATATCACCCCGGGAACCTGCTGTATCGGCCTGTGGGGGCCCAAGGCTCGCGAGGTCCTCAGCCAGCTCACCGATGCGGACCTGACCAACACCGGTCTGAAGTTCTTCCGTGCCGCTCAGATCAACATCGGCAACGTCCCGGTCACCGCGATGCGCCTCTCTTACGTCGGTGAACTCGGGTGGGAGCTCTACACCACGGCCGACCTGGGCCTTCGCCTCTGGGACACCCTCTGGGAGGCGGGTCAGAACCACGGAATCATCGCCGCTGGCCGCGGCGCATTCAACAGTCTCCGCCTCGAAAAGGGCTACCGCTCCTTCGGCACAGACATGACCTTCGAACACGACCCGTACGAGGCCGGCGTGGGCTTTGCGGTGAAGCTCGACAAGGGTGACTTCATCGGCCGTGACGCTTTGCTCCGCCGCAAAGAAAACCAGACTCGCACTCTCGCGTGCTTAACGATCGACAACCACGTCGATGTCGTGGCAGGCAAGGAACCGGTGTTCCTGAATGATCGCCCAGTCGGCTATGTAACCAGCGCTGCCTACGGCTACACCATCAACAAGGGCATCGCCTACGCGTGGCTGCCCACGGAGGCCGCCACACCAGGCACTGAGGTCGAGATCGGCTACTTTGGCCGCCGCATACGTGCCGTCGTCACCGCCGAACCGCTCTTCGATCCAAAGATGACCCGACTCCGTGGCTGA